A stretch of DNA from Sebastes umbrosus isolate fSebUmb1 chromosome 14, fSebUmb1.pri, whole genome shotgun sequence:
GTCCAAGCAGTGCATCAAATCAGAGAGTTTCTACAGTGATTTTATGAATTGGCTTCAAAGTAATCGTGACAGTGGAATGTGACTTTCACTTCCTCTCttctaaaaaatgtgttttccctTGTACTCCAGCCTCATTTGCTCTCAGTGTGTGCTGTTGGTTTTGGCAATGACTATCCTGAATTGGAAGTGCAGTTGATTAATAATGAACAAGAAGcaatcatattatattattatgacatttatttatttatcgagtcatttatgtatttattgatttatttctgattttggcaggttccgtcctcaaTACTTTATGTGTACACTGactaatagtataatatataatatgttgaTTAATAAACAGGAGCCATTCAGTAAAGTAGAGCGTAAATTCTATGAGTGATCTTATTATTAGCTAGCTACTAATTGAGATCAGGTTTTATTTGATGGTAACGTTCTTGAATTGAatcttgtgtgtttgtatttgtttgtgtgtgtgagtgatgacAGACTCAAATATGGCTCTATAATATGCCTTTCTGCACTGCTCTCTGCTTCTTCTCCCCTATAGTGTGAGTCTGGATGGTCCCGGTTGCAGTATGACATCAAGGAGACACCTCTTTCTTTTTGTAAGTGTCCCCTGTGCTTCATTCCTTGTGAACTCAGCAGCTCGTAGCTTTAACATGAGAGCGCTGAGTacaatataacttattattgtGTACGTTTGACATGCTTTCTCTCAATTTCTCAGATTattaaaaaacagacatttaatgTTGCTGTTAAATTTTTGTCTGCTAGATGTTCCTGAGCACGGTCGACCTTTCAAAACAGGGGTGTCTTGACAATTTCGATCTAATGAAGGACTGggtatgtgtgtttttcacatttattcaatggttttgtttttgttggataccagcaaaaagaaaaagtgaaggCAATCAAGTGTTTTCCTCTGAGCTTTCGTTTTCAGAGCAATATTAAATGCTGTTTGACACATGACACCCAGTGCAATgatgtggctcattgatgtgtttttaatagtcttCTTTAGTCTTTTCATGGGCATTTTTTGAAAGTCAGAAATTAAACTATTAATATCTGGTGACTGGGGCTGGgaaatatgacgatatatatcctCAAAACTACATAAAgatgtctatcgtatatatttttccatattgtttctatcgcgatataggctaagtctatatttatttaattattctctcttcactgttgtgttcattttgcactcaagtaaACTGAGAATATACTCAGTAATTTtcatttgtcaattatttaatttacacaGGAATATGTAGTATACAAAGTATACACAAATTTGTatagtatacaaaaataggctttatcgTGTGGTTAATGCATatggactatttatttattgaattaccagaaaatatgctatatcgtgatatatagttattgagatatgaaattacctatatcgtaatagaagattttggccatatcaacCAGCCCTATTGATGGAACCCTATAGGGACCTCTATGTTTTGCTAATGATTCTGATGAACATAAGAATTCAAATGAAAGATATTCATTGACTAATAATAAACCATTGAAAATGTCCTAATGTTTGTCCACTTCTCTATTCCTCTTCAAGGGAGGAAATCTGACCGACACTGTCTCCCTAGTCAAAACTCAATATTCCAAGGTAACGTACTGAAACAGTGAGCAAAAATGATCTGTTGAGATGTTGAATTTGCATTaaagtgataataacacgttttCTGGACTGAATTGCATTTGATCAAGTGTACATGCGTGCTCtaccccatgcaggacacaaTGGAGTGTACTTTGGAGAGAGAGTGCCTACGAGGTACAGAACTAGCATGTGGATTGCTAAGTGACTGCTATTACAGAGTGAGTGAACAATACCAACTTTTTGCTATCATTTGCTTCAAGtctgtgtttgttgatgtttcgATTGTGACTTTTGTGAGTGATTGTCAAGTCTCATATCTCACTTTTCTTCCAAGCTTATGAATTATTGTATTGTTTCTTTTGTTCACCACAGGACTGCAAAAATAAGAGTGAGAAGTGCGAAGGGGATTCTCAGGATATCTATTTCTATCACTTCATGTGCCTTTTGGCCAAAACTGCCAACGAAACAGTCAAAGGTACCTCACATACAGTCAGATACTACTCTAACAATCAGTGGTGGCTGGTTTACCTGTGATTAACCTCCTTTCGGGATAATacccccctttgaaaatgtcaccAAAGCAGAATactaaagttgtttttttaaatcatgaaattcatcattttcttttcttcctttcttgCATTACAGGCTGCGAATATGGTGAGTACACATGCTGCGCTGTGAGTGTTGCCGTGGGCGGTATGTGATGTTGaaagtgtgtgtacgtgtgaaaGGCCTACGTCTGTGTGTACTTACTGTTATGTCAGCCTGTGTAGACATGCGAGTGCTGGcaccaaaacacacattcagcTTTTTCTgatgttcatttttattgaacCATGTAAGTTTGCTTTTACAATTCATTACCTCCATTGATGTAACATTGATCTAATCCTTGTTCTTTTAGACACCGTATGTGAGCTCTATTCAGAGATCTCATCGACTGGTAAGTCACACTTTTTATTTAGCAGTTATTAAGAAGTGCATGTTGATGCTGTCATTTGAAATCCCAGAAATCATGCTCGCTGTTGCATAACTGCAGTTCTCCGTCTGTCCACACAGTTACAAATTCCAAATGCACAGAGAGCTTATTCACTCAGAGAACCATGGATACATATGTAACCGTTGCTTATTATTATGGCTAAATTTGATATTCAGAcaattaatatagcagcaaacaactatttgtaaaCGTACAGGAAtgtatgtaaagatatagtggattcatgtctacctgagcagagaatgaagtcgctatacctctgtgtgtgttgtaatttgaGCTTCTCTGttctttgttgacatagccgggccggccgcatttacttttagtgcatgttcgtgcatgtgagcatgcctcACTGGCTAGCTCGCGGCTGCCATTCTGCACTGGTCTCATATGGCAGTTACAactgataacgctgtcccgacCAACTGCGTCGTCGCAGAAGCTTAGCACCAACCCTCCTGTaatcccccccaggttaacactgttagctatGTCAGCACTGTTGCAGTTGTATGCACTGTaagcactgttagcaccattagctgcgagctgtcgccatgttgagagccgtgcggaggcaatagaaatgctcccaatgtCACAATTAGTacctttaattaaaataaatgtggaatttTCAAGAACTCATGGCATTGACCA
This window harbors:
- the LOC119501012 gene encoding uncharacterized protein LOC119501012 isoform X2 encodes the protein MTSRRHLFLFMFLSTVDLSKQGCLDNFDLMKDWGGNLTDTVSLVKTQYSKDTMECTLERECLRGTELACGLLSDCYYRDCKNKSEKCEGDSQDIYFYHFMCLLAKTANETVKGCEYDTVCELYSEISSTDKRFGNNETDTLTLKMVLMMSGILNVVLPLAVYLYMRDQRTKDRIPWDATYESNGNPPGDQPMTELKSTPMTFTNGAGENTHLMQPSDCQSVLTHSAERL